In Horticoccus luteus, the following proteins share a genomic window:
- a CDS encoding efflux RND transporter periplasmic adaptor subunit, whose amino-acid sequence MNNTSPFATPAEAVARLEACRLFEGSPKEFWPRFAQTCAELVQAPAAAVVVRVGEGWRLAAGWPTAREFPLPLAGPVFGPLAERALAEGLAAAATNATGGLGLLLVTLSTGDGGETCLLAVALARTSRDEIVAAGSLLRLASDTPLLYQRQRLLEKTKREVEHFAQALEILAATNAHTRFLAVAMSLVNELAARFHSTRVALGWTDGAYVRVQAISGTDRFEKRMTIVQRLEAAMEEARDQDEEIVWPALSESTAITRDHAAYAEAERVPFLLSVPVRVEGEARGVLTLERSETAFGEYDALALRVIADQVSRRLDELRKQDRWFGARWAVAFRTWCAGFLGPKQTWIKVGAIAGAVLLAIAVFVPFPYRVDGTFIVRADALLHLPAPFEGYLAEVDVRPGDLVKQGDVLVKLDTSDLLVQLAAAQAELQRHASEADKAEADRQLSELRVARAQQAESQARVDLVRYRLSRAEMRAPFDGVVVEGDLREKIGAPVKTGDILLKVSQLKGLYVEMRVVEKDIDQIQNSHTADIAFASRPEDTFKVTIDRIEPSAMPDRDGNFFLVHGLLDHRADWFRPGMSGVAKIEAGHRSLLWMATHRLVDFLRLKLWW is encoded by the coding sequence ATGAACAACACTTCCCCGTTTGCGACCCCTGCCGAAGCCGTGGCCCGGCTCGAAGCGTGCCGCCTGTTTGAAGGGTCCCCCAAGGAATTCTGGCCTCGTTTTGCGCAGACTTGTGCGGAACTGGTGCAGGCGCCCGCGGCGGCTGTCGTGGTGCGCGTGGGCGAGGGGTGGCGACTGGCCGCGGGCTGGCCGACGGCGCGGGAGTTTCCGCTGCCTTTGGCGGGTCCGGTGTTTGGACCGCTGGCGGAACGCGCGCTCGCCGAGGGGCTGGCGGCGGCGGCGACGAATGCGACCGGCGGGTTGGGATTGCTGTTGGTGACGCTGTCCACGGGCGACGGCGGTGAAACGTGTTTACTGGCGGTGGCGCTGGCGCGGACGTCGCGCGACGAGATCGTCGCGGCGGGTTCGCTGCTGCGGCTCGCGTCGGATACGCCGTTGCTTTATCAGCGGCAGCGGTTGCTGGAGAAGACGAAGCGCGAGGTGGAGCACTTTGCGCAGGCGCTGGAAATTTTGGCGGCGACAAATGCGCATACGCGTTTCCTCGCGGTGGCGATGTCGCTGGTGAACGAACTGGCGGCGCGTTTCCACTCGACGCGGGTGGCGTTGGGCTGGACGGACGGCGCCTACGTGCGGGTGCAGGCGATCAGCGGCACGGACCGTTTCGAGAAGCGCATGACGATCGTGCAGCGATTGGAGGCGGCCATGGAGGAAGCGCGCGATCAGGATGAGGAGATCGTCTGGCCGGCGCTGAGCGAGAGCACGGCGATCACCCGCGATCATGCCGCTTACGCGGAGGCGGAGCGCGTGCCGTTTTTGTTGTCGGTGCCGGTGCGCGTGGAAGGCGAGGCGCGGGGTGTGTTGACGCTCGAGCGCAGCGAGACGGCTTTTGGCGAATATGATGCGCTGGCGTTGCGGGTGATCGCGGACCAAGTGTCGCGGCGTCTCGATGAATTGCGGAAGCAGGACCGGTGGTTTGGGGCGCGCTGGGCGGTGGCCTTTCGCACGTGGTGCGCAGGCTTTCTCGGGCCGAAACAGACGTGGATCAAAGTGGGCGCGATCGCCGGGGCGGTGTTGCTCGCGATCGCGGTGTTCGTGCCGTTCCCGTATCGCGTCGACGGTACGTTCATCGTGCGGGCTGACGCGCTGCTGCATCTGCCGGCGCCCTTCGAAGGTTATCTCGCGGAAGTCGATGTGCGGCCGGGTGATCTGGTGAAGCAGGGCGATGTGCTGGTGAAACTGGATACGAGCGACCTCCTGGTGCAGCTCGCGGCGGCGCAGGCGGAGTTGCAGAGGCACGCGAGCGAAGCCGACAAGGCGGAGGCGGACCGGCAGCTTTCGGAGTTGCGCGTGGCGCGGGCGCAGCAGGCGGAATCGCAGGCGCGGGTTGACCTGGTGCGTTACCGGCTTTCGCGGGCGGAAATGCGGGCGCCGTTTGACGGCGTGGTCGTCGAAGGCGATTTGCGCGAAAAAATCGGCGCGCCGGTGAAGACCGGCGACATCCTGCTGAAGGTTTCCCAACTGAAGGGGCTCTACGTCGAGATGCGGGTGGTGGAAAAAGACATCGACCAGATCCAGAACAGCCACACGGCGGACATCGCGTTTGCGAGCCGGCCTGAGGACACGTTCAAGGTGACGATCGATCGCATCGAGCCGTCGGCGATGCCGGACCGGGATGGAAATTTCTTTCTCGTGCATGGGCTGCTGGACCATCGGGCGGACTGGTTCCGGCCGGGGATGAGCGGCGTGGCCAAGATCGAGGCCGGCCACCGCAGTCTGCTGTGGATGGCGACGCACCGGTTGGTCGATTTCCTGCGGCTCAAGCTGTGGTGGTGA
- a CDS encoding TolC family protein, with the protein MASTARSSISKRARLALALLLALPVSGCLSVRRELALEQTRQHVAWAALATPPRRETRTFSWAGALAQLRAANPKIRSAELDLIRAREAREQVRRSLIPLVSLQSGYNRSFGGSSLNTFDPFYFAATVFFDVPGFMNYRTRAEAAELTLTRAELGREAVWREQVTSLYRAAAAQEDLAAQLARLQRQQARARALAPGAPRAATAAQRRLLPAQTRLDAQLADAREKVADLLGLPGTPIVFSGPLPDPGYDRVAQRPAPAQLAGLPLRLAAIELVALRARQLGVRLQAWPEVNFSVSTPTLYRRTNGQSDYWSSHDTLAGANAFWTLDTRGRQASEGRILTAELALRRTILEQEAHRVAAQLHTALDQLQVTDREFAALNAALPDAPERLRPDLLARRDALAAERREWEVVLWFFDDTRWTTPAPPTTVALAASSR; encoded by the coding sequence TTGGCAAGCACGGCACGTTCCAGTATCAGTAAACGCGCGCGCCTCGCGCTCGCCCTGCTGCTGGCCCTTCCCGTCTCCGGCTGCCTCTCCGTCCGGCGCGAACTCGCGCTCGAACAAACCCGCCAGCACGTGGCGTGGGCCGCCCTCGCCACTCCGCCCCGCCGTGAAACCCGCACGTTTTCCTGGGCCGGGGCACTCGCGCAACTCCGCGCCGCCAACCCCAAGATTCGCTCCGCCGAGCTCGATCTGATCCGCGCCCGGGAAGCGCGCGAGCAAGTTCGCCGCTCGCTGATTCCCCTCGTGAGCTTGCAAAGCGGATACAACCGCAGCTTCGGCGGCAGCTCCCTCAACACCTTCGATCCGTTCTACTTTGCCGCCACCGTCTTCTTCGACGTGCCCGGCTTCATGAACTACCGCACGCGCGCGGAAGCCGCCGAACTCACGCTCACCCGCGCCGAACTCGGCCGCGAAGCCGTCTGGCGCGAACAGGTCACCTCCCTCTACCGCGCCGCCGCCGCCCAGGAAGATCTCGCCGCCCAACTCGCCCGCCTGCAACGCCAGCAAGCCCGCGCCCGCGCTCTCGCCCCCGGCGCACCCCGCGCCGCCACCGCCGCCCAGCGCCGCCTCCTCCCGGCCCAAACCCGCCTCGACGCCCAACTCGCCGACGCCCGTGAAAAAGTCGCCGATCTTCTCGGCCTGCCTGGCACTCCCATCGTCTTTTCCGGGCCGCTCCCCGACCCCGGCTACGATCGCGTGGCCCAACGCCCCGCTCCCGCCCAACTCGCCGGCCTGCCCCTCCGCCTTGCCGCCATCGAACTCGTGGCCTTGCGCGCGCGCCAGCTCGGCGTGCGCCTGCAGGCCTGGCCCGAAGTAAATTTTTCGGTCAGCACCCCCACGCTCTATCGCCGCACCAATGGCCAGAGCGACTACTGGTCTTCCCACGACACCCTCGCCGGGGCCAACGCCTTTTGGACGCTCGATACCCGGGGCCGGCAGGCCAGCGAGGGCCGCATCCTCACCGCCGAACTCGCCCTGCGCCGCACCATCCTGGAGCAGGAAGCTCACCGCGTCGCCGCGCAACTCCACACCGCGCTGGACCAGCTCCAGGTGACCGATCGCGAGTTCGCCGCGCTCAACGCCGCCCTGCCCGACGCCCCGGAGCGCCTTCGACCCGACCTCCTCGCGCGCCGTGATGCGCTCGCCGCCGAACGCCGCGAATGGGAAGTGGTGTTGTGGTTTTTCGACGACACCCGCTGGACCACCCCCGCTCCCCCGACCACCGTCGCGCTCGCCGCCTCCTCCCGATGA
- a CDS encoding ATP-binding cassette domain-containing protein has product MLFALRHVTFAYRRGAAPVLHDFSQDFPAGLTILRGPSGGGKSTLLKLLAGYLAPAAGTVTTRHGRAPDAAFQRHDVGFVFQQFNLLPGVSLQRNLELAGLIGGVPPAVLAARVQHWLDRMGLQPWSATRVEQLSGGQIQRAALARALVKAPAVLLLDEPTSGLDDTNTALIAALARDWLAAGNSVIVSTHDPRLPATLGDATALTLELPAA; this is encoded by the coding sequence ATGTTATTCGCGCTGCGCCACGTTACGTTTGCCTACCGGCGCGGGGCCGCGCCCGTGCTTCACGACTTTTCCCAAGACTTCCCCGCCGGCCTCACGATCCTGCGCGGCCCTTCCGGCGGCGGTAAAAGCACCCTGCTGAAATTGCTCGCCGGTTACCTCGCGCCCGCTGCCGGCACTGTGACCACCCGTCACGGCCGCGCCCCCGACGCCGCTTTCCAGCGCCACGACGTCGGCTTCGTTTTTCAACAGTTCAACCTGCTGCCCGGCGTCTCGCTGCAACGGAATCTCGAACTCGCCGGCTTGATCGGCGGCGTGCCGCCCGCCGTCCTCGCCGCCCGCGTGCAACACTGGCTCGACCGGATGGGCTTGCAGCCGTGGTCCGCCACTCGCGTCGAACAGCTGTCCGGCGGGCAGATCCAGCGCGCCGCCCTCGCCCGCGCGCTTGTCAAAGCGCCCGCCGTCCTCCTCCTCGATGAACCCACGTCCGGTCTCGACGATACCAATACGGCGCTCATCGCGGCGCTCGCGCGCGACTGGCTGGCCGCCGGAAATTCTGTCATCGTCTCCACTCACGATCCCCGCCTCCCGGCGACGCTCGGCGATGCGACGGCGTTGACCCTCGAACTCCCCGCCGCATGA
- a CDS encoding TolC family protein produces the protein MTKLLVSIKRAGLALVAGAVTLPALAQTAPLTLQDLLVSAINNNLELRAKRLDPEAQRYRLAAAWGDFDPAFVAGSYVLSSEHPQNYRDFLATGSSITIYQEEIIHYEAGFTGKLPTGANYSLNTFVERNDNSINRKAPVFNGNLTNPSVSGPGFHPEYAATAVFSLTQPLLRDFGLNANLAEVRLNKSALATSEQETRGTLLRIMANVVGAYYEMVFGQENIRVKEQAVELAQNLVRDNKRRLDEGKMSPLDVTQAQGRLAEAREELLLAQNFLAQRRNTLRELTRENFDSEDGDWTVDNTFLRRDLPELDRNRLLPAMFENNPVYLANVEAARASDIRLTYAKNQRWPRVDLKASLSYNGLAGDWSPAYTDFDQRTGPDWNVGFVVNIPLTNRVGRARYSEAKTRKMQALITVKRTEVQLLSAFDSAMRDLASARERMKLVRDSVTLADSALTAEEKRLASGVTTSYNVATAQRDMSQAHSRELATLVDLNKAYAQLYALVGTLPQQLKVDVKSE, from the coding sequence ATGACCAAGCTGCTCGTATCCATCAAACGCGCCGGACTCGCCCTAGTGGCCGGCGCGGTCACCCTTCCCGCCCTCGCGCAAACCGCGCCGTTGACCCTGCAGGACCTGCTCGTTTCTGCGATCAACAACAATTTGGAATTGCGCGCCAAGCGCCTCGACCCCGAAGCCCAGCGTTACCGCCTCGCCGCCGCATGGGGCGATTTCGACCCCGCCTTCGTCGCCGGCAGCTACGTGCTCTCCTCCGAGCACCCGCAAAACTACCGCGATTTTCTTGCGACCGGCAGCTCCATCACGATCTACCAGGAAGAGATCATCCACTATGAAGCGGGCTTCACCGGCAAACTGCCCACCGGCGCCAACTACTCGTTGAACACGTTCGTCGAACGCAACGACAACAGCATCAATCGCAAGGCCCCCGTCTTCAACGGCAACCTCACCAACCCCAGCGTCAGCGGCCCCGGCTTTCATCCGGAATACGCCGCCACCGCGGTGTTCTCCCTCACGCAGCCCTTGCTCCGCGACTTCGGTCTCAACGCCAACCTCGCCGAAGTGCGCCTCAATAAAAGCGCCCTCGCCACCTCCGAGCAGGAAACGCGCGGCACCCTCCTGCGCATCATGGCCAACGTCGTCGGCGCCTACTACGAAATGGTCTTCGGCCAGGAAAACATCCGCGTGAAGGAACAGGCCGTCGAACTCGCGCAAAACCTCGTGCGCGACAACAAGCGCCGCCTCGACGAGGGCAAAATGTCGCCCCTCGACGTCACGCAGGCCCAAGGCCGCCTCGCCGAAGCCCGCGAAGAACTTCTCCTCGCCCAAAATTTCCTCGCCCAACGCCGCAATACCTTGCGCGAACTCACCCGCGAAAATTTCGATTCCGAAGACGGTGACTGGACCGTCGACAACACCTTCCTCCGTCGCGATCTGCCCGAACTCGACCGCAATCGCCTTCTCCCGGCGATGTTCGAAAACAACCCCGTTTACCTCGCCAACGTCGAAGCGGCGCGCGCCAGCGACATCCGCCTCACCTACGCGAAAAATCAGCGCTGGCCCCGCGTCGACCTCAAGGCCTCCCTCAGCTACAACGGCCTCGCCGGCGACTGGAGCCCCGCCTACACCGACTTCGATCAACGCACCGGCCCGGATTGGAACGTCGGTTTCGTCGTCAACATCCCGCTCACCAACCGCGTCGGCCGCGCCCGCTACTCCGAGGCGAAGACCCGCAAGATGCAGGCCCTCATCACCGTCAAGCGCACGGAAGTCCAGCTCCTCAGCGCCTTCGATTCGGCGATGCGCGACCTCGCCTCCGCCCGTGAACGCATGAAACTCGTGCGCGACTCCGTCACTCTGGCCGACTCCGCGCTCACCGCCGAAGAGAAGCGCCTGGCATCCGGCGTCACCACCAGTTACAACGTCGCCACCGCCCAGCGCGATATGAGCCAGGCGCATTCCCGCGAACTCGCCACGCTCGTCGATCTCAACAAAGCCTACGCCCAGCTCTACGCCCTCGTCGGCACGCTGCCCCAGCAGTTGAAAGTGGACGTGAAGTCGGAATAA
- a CDS encoding efflux RND transporter periplasmic adaptor subunit, with protein MKSLCLTLLFAAGAAIVSAAPKAFDAVILPYKEVVVSSPVQSSITAIFVKEGDVVTLGQPLAQLYNKMEELDMNRTKAALEKKEFDFKGSKNLYADKIISEDEALKNRIELELAKLQFDMASEVHHQREIVAPIAGIVVEKLREVGEAVQASQPMFRLVDISRVYVQFYVRAEDLAALKVGDEMDVRCPVVDPTGTFVGKVDFIDPRVDAASGLMRVKVILPNADGRIKAGLRAEVSRHAE; from the coding sequence ATGAAAAGCCTCTGCCTCACCCTCTTGTTCGCCGCCGGCGCCGCGATCGTTTCCGCCGCGCCCAAGGCATTTGATGCCGTCATCCTTCCCTACAAGGAGGTGGTCGTCAGTTCCCCGGTCCAAAGCTCCATCACCGCCATCTTCGTGAAGGAAGGCGATGTCGTCACGCTCGGCCAGCCGCTCGCCCAACTCTACAACAAGATGGAGGAGCTCGATATGAACCGCACCAAAGCGGCGCTCGAAAAGAAGGAATTCGACTTCAAAGGCTCCAAAAATCTCTACGCCGATAAGATCATCAGCGAAGACGAGGCGCTGAAAAACCGCATCGAACTCGAGCTCGCCAAACTGCAATTCGACATGGCGTCCGAAGTGCACCATCAGCGCGAAATCGTCGCCCCGATCGCCGGCATCGTCGTCGAGAAACTCCGCGAAGTCGGTGAGGCCGTGCAGGCCTCGCAACCGATGTTCCGCCTCGTCGACATCAGCCGCGTCTACGTGCAATTCTACGTGCGCGCCGAAGATCTCGCCGCCCTCAAAGTCGGCGATGAAATGGACGTCCGCTGCCCCGTCGTCGATCCCACCGGCACGTTCGTCGGCAAAGTGGATTTCATCGACCCGCGCGTCGATGCCGCCAGCGGCCTCATGCGCGTGAAAGTGATTCTGCCCAACGCCGACGGCCGCATCAAAGCCGGTCTGCGCGCCGAAGTTTCCCGCCACGCGGAGTAA
- a CDS encoding c-type cytochrome, translated as MFSKLLKILAALLGLAVLVVAGVLCYLKFALPKAAPAPALVIHATPELIARGRYLANHVAVCIDCHSERDWSRFSAPLVPGTEGRGGESFDHRFGFPGAFTAKNITPASVGAWTDGELYRAITTGVSRDGHALFPIMPYLNYGHMADEDVRAIIAYIRTLAPINHAVPPSRADFPVNFLVNTMPAPAAPQPLPDPADTVAQGRYLVTVAGCAMCHTREEHGKPVGARLAGGFAFDVGQGHIVRSANLTPDDTGIKAMTRGEFIARFQHYRDPTNLGPVDMAKGGFQTVMPWSMFAGMTDADLGAIYDYLRTVPPVPNVVERWSTAH; from the coding sequence ATGTTCTCCAAGTTGCTCAAAATCCTCGCTGCGCTTCTCGGCTTGGCCGTCCTCGTGGTCGCCGGCGTCCTCTGTTACCTCAAGTTCGCGCTGCCGAAGGCTGCGCCGGCACCCGCCCTCGTCATTCACGCCACGCCCGAATTGATCGCGCGCGGTCGCTACTTGGCGAATCACGTCGCCGTCTGCATCGATTGCCACTCGGAGCGCGACTGGTCGCGCTTCTCCGCCCCGCTGGTGCCCGGCACCGAAGGCCGCGGCGGCGAGTCGTTCGATCACCGGTTCGGTTTTCCGGGCGCGTTCACCGCCAAAAACATCACGCCCGCCAGCGTCGGCGCGTGGACCGATGGCGAACTCTACCGCGCCATCACCACGGGCGTCAGCCGTGATGGCCATGCGCTGTTCCCGATCATGCCTTATCTGAATTACGGTCACATGGCCGACGAGGACGTCCGGGCCATCATCGCCTACATCCGCACCCTCGCCCCCATCAATCACGCGGTGCCGCCGTCGCGCGCCGACTTTCCGGTTAATTTTTTGGTTAACACGATGCCCGCGCCCGCTGCGCCGCAGCCGTTGCCCGATCCGGCCGACACCGTCGCGCAAGGCCGCTACCTCGTCACCGTCGCCGGCTGCGCGATGTGCCACACGCGCGAAGAACACGGCAAGCCCGTGGGCGCGCGGCTCGCCGGCGGTTTTGCCTTCGATGTCGGCCAAGGCCACATCGTCCGCTCCGCCAACCTCACGCCCGATGACACCGGCATCAAAGCCATGACGCGCGGCGAATTCATCGCGCGTTTCCAACACTATCGCGATCCAACCAACCTGGGCCCCGTGGACATGGCGAAGGGCGGCTTTCAAACCGTCATGCCGTGGAGCATGTTTGCCGGGATGACCGACGCCGACCTCGGTGCCATTTACGACTACCTGCGCACGGTCCCCCCCGTGCCAAACGTCGTCGAGCGCTGGTCCACCGCCCACTAA
- a CDS encoding DMT family transporter, with protein MHAREHRTALGQLLFAALCWSLGGLLIKAVDWPPLAVAGGRGFIAAVFLIVTTRGRLRFTWSPVQLGAAVAYAGCTATFVLATKLTTAANAVLLQYTAPVWVALLGAWLLHERPTRADFFAILAALGGMGLFFADRLDLTNLLGNAVGIFSGICFAVMAVLLRKQKDGSPLESIILGNLLACALGVPAMLGAPLPSATGAGALVLLGIVQLGVSYHFYARAIRHLTALEAVLVPVIEPILNPLWVFLVLGERPGHFALAGGALVLLAVTARSWWSLRPTPAPSLARTTA; from the coding sequence GTGCACGCTCGCGAACACCGCACCGCCCTCGGCCAGTTGCTCTTCGCCGCGCTCTGCTGGAGCCTCGGCGGTCTGCTGATCAAAGCCGTCGACTGGCCGCCTCTCGCCGTCGCCGGCGGCCGCGGCTTCATCGCGGCGGTGTTTCTCATCGTCACGACACGCGGGCGGCTCCGGTTCACCTGGTCGCCCGTGCAGCTCGGCGCCGCCGTTGCCTACGCGGGCTGCACCGCCACGTTCGTCCTCGCCACCAAACTCACCACGGCCGCCAACGCCGTGCTGCTGCAATACACCGCGCCGGTGTGGGTCGCGCTGCTGGGCGCGTGGTTGTTGCACGAACGGCCCACGCGCGCCGATTTCTTCGCCATCCTCGCCGCCCTCGGTGGCATGGGTTTGTTTTTCGCCGACCGGCTCGATCTCACCAACCTGCTGGGCAACGCCGTCGGTATCTTCAGCGGCATCTGCTTCGCCGTCATGGCCGTTCTCCTGCGCAAGCAAAAGGATGGCTCGCCCCTCGAGTCCATCATCCTCGGCAATCTGCTCGCCTGCGCGCTCGGCGTGCCCGCGATGCTCGGCGCGCCCCTGCCTTCCGCGACCGGCGCCGGCGCCTTGGTGTTGCTCGGCATCGTGCAACTCGGCGTTTCCTATCACTTTTACGCCCGCGCCATCCGCCACCTCACCGCGCTCGAAGCGGTGCTCGTTCCCGTGATCGAACCCATCCTCAATCCGCTGTGGGTTTTTCTCGTGCTCGGCGAACGTCCCGGCCACTTCGCTCTCGCCGGCGGCGCACTCGTCCTCCTCGCCGTCACGGCGCGCTCCTGGTGGTCCTTACGACCAACGCCCGCCCCTTCCCTCGCGCGCACCACCGCCTGA
- a CDS encoding DMT family transporter produces the protein MTATASLHRSRALLMLLCANFFWGLSFPVIKGVVLVQERLVPLAGSWFYTVNVVAPRFLLGVILILLFRPRTFFHSTRAEWTQGVVIGLFSAAGMLFQNDGLQFTAASTSAFLTQLYAILIPIYVALRSRRAPGPVVWLSCGLVLAGVAILGRFDWRAAHLGRGEWETLLASVFFMGQILWLEKPAFAANRALNLTLIMFATQAVVFGGLTLLTMPDWAALGTMWTSPAWVALILILTVFCTVVAYWLMNAWQPKISATEAGLIYCVEPIFGSAMALFVPGLISAAAAIAYANESLTMNLLVGGGLITAANVLIQLRPPLRHA, from the coding sequence ATGACGGCCACCGCCTCCCTGCATCGTTCCCGGGCGCTGCTCATGCTCCTTTGCGCCAATTTTTTCTGGGGGCTGAGTTTTCCCGTCATCAAAGGCGTCGTGCTGGTGCAGGAGCGACTCGTGCCGCTGGCGGGCTCCTGGTTTTATACGGTGAATGTGGTGGCGCCGCGTTTTCTATTGGGCGTCATTTTGATATTACTATTCCGGCCGCGGACGTTTTTCCACTCCACCCGCGCGGAGTGGACGCAGGGCGTGGTGATCGGGCTGTTTTCCGCCGCGGGCATGCTGTTTCAAAACGACGGGCTCCAATTCACCGCCGCATCGACCTCCGCGTTTTTAACGCAACTCTACGCGATCCTCATTCCGATTTATGTGGCGTTGCGGTCGCGGCGCGCGCCCGGTCCGGTGGTGTGGCTGAGTTGCGGGCTCGTGCTGGCGGGTGTGGCGATTCTTGGGCGGTTCGACTGGCGGGCGGCGCACCTCGGGCGTGGCGAGTGGGAGACGTTGCTGGCGTCGGTCTTTTTCATGGGCCAGATTCTGTGGCTGGAGAAGCCGGCGTTTGCCGCCAACCGGGCACTGAATCTCACCTTGATCATGTTCGCGACCCAGGCGGTGGTGTTCGGCGGACTCACGTTGCTGACCATGCCGGACTGGGCGGCGCTGGGCACCATGTGGACGTCGCCGGCGTGGGTGGCGCTCATCCTGATCCTCACGGTGTTTTGCACCGTGGTGGCGTATTGGTTGATGAATGCGTGGCAGCCGAAAATCAGTGCGACCGAGGCCGGCTTGATCTACTGCGTGGAACCGATTTTCGGGTCCGCAATGGCGTTATTCGTGCCGGGATTGATTTCGGCGGCGGCGGCGATCGCTTACGCGAATGAATCGCTCACGATGAACCTTCTGGTGGGCGGCGGATTGATTACGGCGGCGAATGTGCTGATCCAGTTGCGGCCGCCATTGCGGCACGCTTGA
- a CDS encoding SWIB/MDM2 domain-containing protein, with protein MAKKAPARKPNAAFMKPVTPDAALAAVVGASPLPRTELTKKLWAYIKKNGLQDKKVKTQINADDKLKPIFNNKKSVSMFEMTKLVSGHVTK; from the coding sequence ATGGCTAAAAAAGCACCCGCCCGTAAACCTAACGCTGCGTTCATGAAACCGGTCACGCCCGATGCCGCTCTCGCGGCCGTCGTGGGCGCGAGCCCCCTCCCCCGCACGGAGCTGACGAAGAAGCTCTGGGCTTATATCAAGAAGAACGGTCTGCAGGACAAGAAGGTGAAGACCCAGATCAACGCCGACGACAAGTTGAAGCCGATCTTCAACAACAAGAAGTCGGTTTCGATGTTCGAGATGACCAAGTTGGTCTCCGGCCACGTTACGAAGTAA